In Geotalea uraniireducens, the genomic window GGGATCGGCCCGCGCAGGCAATCCCTTTTCCTATCGACCGGCGGCGGCAAAGCTTGAGAACTTTCCGCTCGCTGCCGCTCCGGCACAAAAAAGCCGCCGCGACTTACACCGCGGCGGCTTTTTTGTGCTGCTCAATTGTCACGAAAACGGTTAGTAGCGATAATGCTCCGGCTTGTACGGGCCTTCTTTGGGCACGCCGATATACGCCGCCTGCTGATCAGTCAGTTCGGTGAGCATTGCCCCCAGTTTGGAAAGCTGGAGCCGGGCCACCTTTTCATCCAGGTGTTTGGGGAGGATGTAGACCCCGACCGGATACTCCCCGGGATTGCAGAAGAGTTCGATCTGGGCGAGCACCTGGTTGGCGAAGGAGGAGGACATCACGTAGGAGGGGTGCCCCGTTGCGCATCCCAGGTTGACCAACCGTCCCTCGGCCAGCAGAATGATCCGTTTGCCGTCGGGGAAGATAATATGATCGACCTGCGGTTTGATGTTCTCCCACTGGTACTGGCGCAGGGAGGCAACCTCGATCTCGTTGTCGAAATGGCCGATGTTGCAGACGATCGAGTTGTTTTTCATCCGCTTCATGTGCTCATGGGTAATGACGTTGATATTGCCGGTGGTGGTGACAAAAATATCCGCCTTGTCGCTGGCGTACTCCATGGTCACGACCTTGTACCCTTCCATGGCTGCCTGCAGGGCGCAGATCGGATCAATCTCGGTGACCCAGACCTGGGCCTGCAGCCCGCGCAGCGCCTGGGCGCTCCCCTTGCCGACCTCGCCGTAACCGCAGACCACCGCCACCTTGCCGGCCACCATCACGTCGGTGGCCCGCTTGATACCGTCGACCAGCGATTCGCGGCAACCGTAAACGTTGTCGAACTTGGACTTGGTGACCGAATCGTTGACGTTGATCGCCGGGAATTTCAGCCGCCCTTCCTTGTGCATCTGATAGAGACGGTGAACACCGGTGGTAGTCTCCTCGGTGACGCCGCGGATGTTTTCCGCCAGCTTAGTGTACCAACCGGGCTTAGTCGCCAACCGCTTCCTGATGGCAGCGAAGAGATACTCTTCCTCTTCGCAGGTCGGATTGGCCACGACGGTTGAATCCTTTTCCGCCGCGCTCCCGAGGTGCACCAGCAGCGTCGCATCGCCGCCATCGTCGAGGATCATGTTCGGCGTACCGCCGTCATTCCATTCGAAAATCCGGTGGGTGAACTCCCAGTACTCTTCCAGCGACTCACCCTTGTAGGCAAAGACCGGAATGCCGCTGGCCGCGATCGCGGCAGCCGCATGGTCCTGGGTGGAGAAAATGTTGCACGATGCCCAGCGGACCTCGGCACCGAGAGCGGCCAAGGTTTCGATCAATACCGCCGTCTGGATGGTCATATGGAGCGACCCGGCGATACGGGCCCCCTTGAGCGGCCGCGCAGCCGCGTACTCTTCGCGAATCGCCATCAGCCCCGGCATTTCTGTCTCGGCGATGGTCATCTCTTTCCGTCCCCAGCCGGCCAGCGCAATGTCGCTTACCACGTAATCCCCGGCCGCCGTTGCGGCACCCGGATTTACCGTTGAAACCATTGTTTATCCTCCGTTGCTCTGCAGATTGACTGTTTTATATATCATGTCCGTCAGTGACGGTCAAAAGAGAATCGGCCCCGACACAAAAAAGCCCTCCGGCAGCATGCCGGAGGGCGGTTACAGCGGAGATTGACTGATTAATAATACACACCACAGCCGATGAAGACCGAGTCGTCAACCTTTTTGATAAACGAGGACTTGCGCTGCATGACGTGCGTTTTCGGATTTGGCCACTTGTAATTGTACCAGCCGCCGCCTTTCTGGGCGGTTTCGATCAGGCCGATGGTCACGAGCCGGACATTCTCATTCTTGGACTGAAGCTGATTCTTGCCGATCAGCGACGGGTCGGCGCCATGGGCAAGAAAGACCCCGTTAAAGCCAACGGCAAAGATATAGAGATCGCCCTTGACGAACGGCCCTTTCGGATTGCTG contains:
- the ahcY gene encoding adenosylhomocysteinase; this encodes MVSTVNPGAATAAGDYVVSDIALAGWGRKEMTIAETEMPGLMAIREEYAAARPLKGARIAGSLHMTIQTAVLIETLAALGAEVRWASCNIFSTQDHAAAAIAASGIPVFAYKGESLEEYWEFTHRIFEWNDGGTPNMILDDGGDATLLVHLGSAAEKDSTVVANPTCEEEEYLFAAIRKRLATKPGWYTKLAENIRGVTEETTTGVHRLYQMHKEGRLKFPAINVNDSVTKSKFDNVYGCRESLVDGIKRATDVMVAGKVAVVCGYGEVGKGSAQALRGLQAQVWVTEIDPICALQAAMEGYKVVTMEYASDKADIFVTTTGNINVITHEHMKRMKNNSIVCNIGHFDNEIEVASLRQYQWENIKPQVDHIIFPDGKRIILLAEGRLVNLGCATGHPSYVMSSSFANQVLAQIELFCNPGEYPVGVYILPKHLDEKVARLQLSKLGAMLTELTDQQAAYIGVPKEGPYKPEHYRY
- a CDS encoding cache domain-containing protein, whose product is MKRFVSIVVAGLLLMMTSAAMAASDGKGTKAEAKALVEKAIAYVKAHGKEKAFVEFSNPKGPFVKGDLYIFAVGFNGVFLAHGADPSLIGKNQLQSKNENVRLVTIGLIETAQKGGGWYNYKWPNPKTHVMQRKSSFIKKVDDSVFIGCGVYY